GTAAGGACATTCACGGTGCTCCACCCTGGGCCCCATTCCTGACCCCAACCCAGAATGAGCTCTCAGAAACTTACTGGAGCCTGAGGTAGCATCCAGGCCAGGCCTTGAAGGAGGAAGACCCTGAAACCTCCTCCTTAGGAGTCCCTGCCCCCTTGGTGGTGGGTGAGGATGAGGCCTAGGGAGCATACCCTGCTCTGCCCAGCACTGAGCTCCAGCCCTGGTGTCCCTTATGTCTACCCTGGCAGAAGGTAGACATAAGGCAGTGGGGATGGGGTGAGTGAAAATGGGGGTTAAGAATGGGGGCTGGCCAGGGACTTGGCATGTCCTCTGGCAAAGGTACCTCTCAGAGAGACTCTGGTGctgggctggagcccaggaggagggGCTCTGTAGGGCAGAGAAGAGATGCTGAGCACCAAGGTGACCAAGGTGGTATACGAGCTGTCTacacaaggctgtttatttctgTACAAAACCATGTTTCTATTTTACACAAAGAACACCCCACCCTTTCCCCTCACACCAGCACCCTAACACTGGGGAGCATCCCCCCAGGAGGAAGGGGCTGAAGGAGGCCCACCCCCAGGCCCTAGCTTCTGCCTGCCCTGGCTGGGCCACCCCGAGTGCcactgtaaagaaaataaataaggagaCTCAGGCAGAATCTGTGTTGGACCAGCCAGACTCCAGCCCAGTGGCCAGGCGGTTTGGCCCTCAGAGGGTGGGCAGGCCGTGGAAAGTCAGTTCATGAACCGTGTAGGTATGTGGAGACCCCGCCCTGGAGGCCTGAGCTGCCAGGGTTACAAGTAGGTATCCTCACTCTCTTGGGATGTCAGGCTCTCCTGGGAGCGGTGGTGGGCTGAGACCTGGGGAGCCGAATCCTGAGGGGCTGAGTCCTGGGGGCCTGAGTCCTTCAGGGGCACATGCTGTGGGGGACATGCATCTCCTGCAGCGGCCACCACCATGGCTTGATTTGGGGCTGGGGGCTTCTCCAGCTGCCCTCTCGCCTTCATCTGCTTCCGCTGCTCCTTCTGGGCCTGCTTGGGTGGCTTGGGCTTGGCTTTGGAGCCAGGGAGGGGGACATCTGGGGGCAGGCGGATGGACGGTGAAGGTTGTAGGGCAGGCCGGGGACCAGGTTCTGCGTCCAAGATGGCCTTGGCACCATGCAGCCTGGGCGGGGAGCAGCACTGCAGCTCACCCCGGGTCTCCTGCCAGCGCCGCAGCTGGATGAGGTGTTCACGCTCAATCTGGCGCTCTGTCACAGGCAACTCCACCACCTGCCGGGGCAGTGACACAGGCAAGTGGGCGCCAAGAAGAAGGAccttccccttctgcctcccagcctgggcCCCCAGTCTTTCTGAGCATCCCCCAGCCCTGGCCACTAAACACTGACCTCAGGAAGGATGAGGGTCTAGTCCCAAGCTGCAGTCACAAGCCCCAGAGCTGAGTGCTAGGTGAGCTGGACACTTGAGACTCACCGCCTCAGAGTTTCGAGAAAGCTGCCCACATCTTCACGAGTCCACCTGCCTGACTATGGGGCTGAAGGGGTAAGACCCAGATAGACAAAAACCTGTCTCTGCCAACCTGTCCTCCACCACTGCCCAGGGCAGCCTGGCTGCTTAGGCTCAAATTCCAGCTCCACCTGGGTGGGTGACTTTAAGGGGAGTTGCTTAGTGATTCTGCCTCtgtgagcctccatttcctcatgtgtaaaagcTGGCCACGCATGTTCCATCTAATTGCCCCTGAGAGACAAGTAtccataaagaaagaagaaagggaaataagAGCTAAGACTGTGAATGGGGTACCAGGGAGGAAGAGGGGGCTGTGGGTCAGCACTCTTCATTCCCAAGCGGCTCGGATCCAGAAGGCCCTGCAGAGCCAGGCCTCTCTGTGCCCCATGCTCCTCACCAGACAGAAGGATGAGGTCCACCCACATGTTCTGGGCCGCCTAGCAATGGTCCTGGCATAGGTGACCCACCCTCAGGGGCTGAGGGTTAGAGGGACCCCTTCAAAGGACCCCCAcctgtcttcctccctccccgTGGTAAGGGGCAGGCGCGGGCTGTACCTCCTGGACCAGGAAGGCCTCCTGCATGATCTTGGGGCTGAGGCTCCGCAGTCGCTCGATGGTCTCATACTGGCCCTGGCAGGCTTTGACCTTCTCGGGGGAGCCCAGCGCATGCTTCAGCAGCACCAGCCCTACCCGGAAGATGATCTTGACTCCTGCATGGGGGATGGGCAGTTAAGTACAAGGAGCCTTTTGGGGGTTTCTCTGCAAAGAGAGGCCCCCCTGTGGGCCTCTGTGGGCTGCTGGGAACAGGGGTGCTCCCCCCAAGCCCAGCCCAGTACCTTCGCAGAAGAACATGTCCCAGACGCGTAGCACAGAGCTCCAGGGCAAGGTGCGGGAGAAGGCGCACATGAACCACTCTGTCATATAGAGGAGCGGGTCGATCTTCTGACGGCTGAGGTGCTTGTGGGCCACCGGCGACACCTTCTGCAACAGCGAGAAGAGGATCTCCCCATCCAACTGGATCGCCTCCTGGGGAGACACCAAGGCCACGGGACCATGACCGTGGGCTGCAGGAGCCAGGGCAGGGACTAcaccccagcacccagcaggcTCAGGCAGGTACCGCCTGCAGGGTGTCTGCCTTTGCCAGGTGCTAGGATACAATGATGAGCAAACCAGAGCCAGCTGGTCCCCCGGAGGAGCTTATCCCAAGAAGGGCACATGAGCAAAAGagtctggggaggggaggggatgagTGCCTCTAACAAGGCTGGGGCAGGACTGCTCTCGAGCATGTGCTGGAGGGCCTCGTCTGTCTGGGTCAAGAAAGCTCCCTGAGGGTTAAAAGCTGaaggaaggctgggcgcggtggctcaagcctgtaatcccagcactttgggacgccgagacgggcggatcacgaggtcaggagatcgagaccatcctggctaacatggtgaaaccccgtctctactaaaaactacaaaaaactagctaggcgaggtggcgggtgcctgtagtcccagctacttgggaggctgaggcaggagaatggcataaacccgggaggtggagcttgcagtgagctgagatccggccacggcactccagcctgggcgacagagcaagactctgtctcaaaaaaaaaaaaaaaaaaaaaaagctgaaggaaaagagaagtttGTAGAGGACAGCACGGGGATGAGAGCTTCCAGGCAGATTTTAGCCAAGGCCAAGGGAGGGAGGAATTTGGTGCCCTGGAAGAACTTCAATCCTGCCAAGTGGCCAGAGCAGCTAGAAGCTGAGATGAAAGTCAGTGTAGAAGGGATAACATCACAGTCCAAGAGACCTAACCCTGGCAGGCCTTGGGACTTCAGCCCAGTTTTTAACCTGGGCAGGAGTTACTATGATAGAAGGGCCTGGAGGGGCCACAGAGGGTGTCCAGCCTGGGGCAGGTACCAGGCCAGGCGACCACTCACCAGTTTCTCGCTGTAGTAGCCGGGCAGGTACTTCTCACAGATCTGTACCAGGCACCAGAAGGCTTGCTGTGGGCGAGAGAGACGTGAGGCCTTGCCATTGGGGGTTCCCCACCCACCCTTCTGCCTGCCCAGGGCCTGGTGGTACCTCAGCAGGCATGTGCATGAGCAAGACGGCGGCAATGGGAGCCTGTGCCTGGCAGTAGCCCTCCTCGGGCCGGTACAGCGTGTAGGCCTTCAGCACACGGAATAGGTCCTGCTGGCTGTGGAGAGGCCAGGCAGAGCAGTGACGACCGGGGTGACTCTGCTACCCACGGCCTTTACCTGTGCCCCACTGGACCAGCCTGCCTCAGAATCTGCATCTCCCTTGAGAGGGGAGGTGATCTGCTTGTGGTCACCAAGGGATCAGTCTCCTACTGGAGCACATAGACTCTCACGTGCCCAGAGGAAGGAGGTGGGGAAGGTCTCCCCCATGACAGGGGAGGGCAGAGGCTCAAAGAGAAAACAGGGAGCAGGGCCAGGGCAGGATGTAAGG
The Piliocolobus tephrosceles isolate RC106 chromosome 19, ASM277652v3, whole genome shotgun sequence genome window above contains:
- the TBC1D10A gene encoding TBC1 domain family member 10A; the protein is MAKSNGENGPRAPAAGDSLSGTRESLAQGPDAATTDELSSLGSDSEANGFAERRIDKFGFIVGSQGAEGALEEVPLEVLRQRESKWLDMLNNWDKWMAKKHKKIRLRCQKGIPPSLRGRAWQYLSGGKVKLQQNPGKFDELDMSPGDPKWLDVIERDLHRQFPFHEMFVSRGGHGQQDLFRVLKAYTLYRPEEGYCQAQAPIAAVLLMHMPAEQAFWCLVQICEKYLPGYYSEKLEAIQLDGEILFSLLQKVSPVAHKHLSRQKIDPLLYMTEWFMCAFSRTLPWSSVLRVWDMFFCEGVKIIFRVGLVLLKHALGSPEKVKACQGQYETIERLRSLSPKIMQEAFLVQEVVELPVTERQIEREHLIQLRRWQETRGELQCCSPPRLHGAKAILDAEPGPRPALQPSPSIRLPPDVPLPGSKAKPKPPKQAQKEQRKQMKARGQLEKPPAPNQAMVVAAAGDACPPQHVPLKDSGPQDSAPQDSAPQVSAHHRSQESLTSQESEDTYL